One genomic region from Candidatus Mesenet endosymbiont of Agriotes lineatus encodes:
- a CDS encoding ribose-phosphate diphosphokinase, translating into MKIIAGSASKNLGESVALGLGVDVSNVNITKYSDGETNVEVINDLSGHEVFIIQAISPPTNDNLVEALLIADAVKRVGAKRVILVVPYYGYSRQDRVIKNGKMHSALSAKLVASLIKTAGVGSVIAVDLHSSQIEGFFDIPISNLSAFEVFATRSVKLENTVIVAPDVGALSRARNFAKVLLNQYRVNLTNEIVVIDKYREKAGTSEVMQVIGEVHGKDCVIIDDIVDSAGTLCNAAFALQEHGAKSIIAYITHGVLSGNALDKISSSALDKLVITDTISHNNNLHDKIEIMPITDILVKAINSYGGKIET; encoded by the coding sequence ATGAAGATTATTGCAGGAAGTGCAAGTAAAAACCTAGGAGAATCAGTTGCTTTGGGACTTGGAGTAGATGTCAGCAATGTAAATATTACTAAATATTCTGATGGAGAAACAAACGTAGAAGTAATAAATGACTTAAGTGGTCATGAAGTTTTCATTATTCAAGCAATTTCACCTCCTACAAATGATAATCTAGTAGAGGCGTTGCTTATAGCTGATGCAGTAAAGAGAGTAGGAGCAAAAAGAGTAATTTTAGTCGTGCCTTATTATGGGTACAGCCGTCAAGATAGAGTAATCAAAAATGGTAAAATGCACTCAGCACTAAGTGCCAAGCTGGTTGCGAGCTTAATTAAAACAGCTGGTGTGGGTAGTGTCATTGCAGTGGACCTGCACTCTAGCCAGATAGAGGGCTTCTTTGATATTCCCATAAGTAACTTGAGTGCATTTGAGGTATTTGCTACTAGAAGTGTAAAGCTTGAAAATACAGTGATTGTAGCACCTGATGTTGGAGCCTTAAGTAGGGCACGCAACTTTGCAAAGGTTCTTTTAAACCAATATAGAGTCAATTTAACTAATGAAATTGTAGTAATTGATAAATATAGAGAAAAAGCTGGCACATCTGAGGTGATGCAGGTCATAGGGGAAGTACATGGTAAAGACTGTGTTATTATAGATGATATAGTAGATTCTGCAGGAACGTTATGTAATGCTGCCTTTGCATTGCAAGAGCATGGAGCTAAATCTATAATAGCATATATAACTCATGGGGTATTATCAGGTAATGCGCTAGATAAAATTTCATCTTCTGCTTTAGATAAATTAGTTATAACTGATACCATATCTCATAATAATAACTTACATGATAAGATTGAAATTATGCCTATCACAGACATTTTAGTAAAAGCAATAAATTCTTATGGAGGTAAAATTGAAACATAA
- a CDS encoding beta-ketoacyl-ACP synthase III has protein sequence MNKSRFLGIGSYLPKERLSNDEIAARWSLDTSDEWIYQRTGIKYRHIISEGELTSDMAQRAADNALKDAKILEEDVGLIIVATTTADKTFPSCATIVQAKLGCKNAFAFDVQAACSGFLYAVAVADEFIKSGKVKYALVIGADAMSKIIDWQDRSTCVLFGDGAGAVVISSDSEHGILSTHLYSDGKVEILCTNGGVGTTGNSGYIYMNGQAVFKHGTEKLADVIQETLKRNNLQISDIDWLVPHQANVRIIEAVAKKIGLPLDKTVITVNQHANTSAASIPLALDSVKSRIKSKDLVLLASIGAGMTWVSVLLHY, from the coding sequence TTGAATAAAAGCCGTTTTTTAGGCATTGGCTCCTACCTACCGAAAGAAAGATTAAGTAATGATGAAATCGCTGCAAGGTGGTCGCTTGATACTAGTGATGAATGGATTTATCAAAGGACAGGAATTAAATATAGACATATTATAAGTGAAGGTGAACTCACTTCAGATATGGCTCAACGTGCAGCTGATAATGCCTTAAAAGATGCAAAAATATTAGAAGAAGATGTAGGTCTTATTATTGTTGCCACAACAACTGCTGATAAAACATTTCCTAGCTGTGCTACTATTGTACAAGCAAAACTAGGATGTAAAAATGCATTTGCGTTTGATGTGCAAGCCGCATGCTCTGGTTTTTTATATGCTGTGGCAGTTGCAGATGAATTTATAAAATCTGGCAAGGTAAAGTATGCATTAGTTATAGGCGCAGATGCTATGTCTAAAATTATAGATTGGCAAGATAGATCAACATGTGTGCTGTTTGGGGATGGAGCTGGTGCTGTAGTGATTAGCTCTGACTCAGAGCATGGAATACTATCAACCCACCTTTATTCAGATGGAAAGGTGGAGATTTTATGTACTAATGGTGGAGTTGGAACAACAGGTAATTCTGGTTACATTTATATGAACGGCCAAGCTGTATTTAAGCATGGTACAGAAAAATTAGCAGATGTTATCCAGGAAACCCTAAAGCGGAATAATTTACAAATCAGTGACATTGACTGGCTAGTTCCTCACCAAGCAAATGTGCGTATTATTGAAGCCGTTGCTAAAAAGATAGGTCTTCCATTAGATAAAACAGTGATCACGGTCAATCAGCATGCAAACACTTCTGCAGCTTCAATACCACTTGCTCTAGATTCTGTAAAAAGTAGAATCAAATCTAAGGATTTAGTTTTACTAGCATCTATTGGTGCCGGTATGACCTGGGTTTCTGTTTTACTACATTATTAA
- the serS gene encoding serine--tRNA ligase has protein sequence MHDIELIRKNPEAFSQMIEKRGIERLVVEKILELDTKKRALTKSIQDLQMKRNGVTDKIAELKRDGVEYISEVKESKNITNEINEINPEILKLEDELFILLSSLPNLSLEGVPIGEDESQNVEIRKVGKPKEFSFKPSPHYELGEKLGFMDFKQAAAISGSRFVILKDKLAKLERALINFMLDIHTQEFGCTEVSHPALVLEKTMYEACQLPKFAEDSFVTTDGFRLIPTSEVPLTNLVADSIVNAEDLPMRFTAVSPCFRREAGSAGRDTRGMIRQHQFSKVELVSITTEEQSQEELERMLSIAEEVLKRLELPYRVMLLCSGDMGFAAQMTYDLEVWFPEQGKYREVSSCSSCGTFQARRMKARYYATQDKKIKKFVHTLNSSALAIGRTIAATLENYQNADGSIIVPTVLQSYMNNHKIIL, from the coding sequence ATGCATGATATAGAACTCATACGTAAAAATCCTGAAGCTTTCTCCCAAATGATTGAAAAAAGAGGGATAGAAAGATTAGTAGTAGAAAAAATACTTGAGCTTGATACAAAAAAAAGAGCATTAACCAAAAGCATTCAAGACTTGCAGATGAAACGTAATGGAGTAACGGATAAGATTGCAGAATTAAAAAGAGATGGAGTTGAATATATAAGTGAAGTGAAAGAGTCAAAGAACATTACAAACGAAATTAATGAAATTAATCCTGAAATACTAAAACTAGAAGATGAATTATTTATTTTACTCTCTTCTCTGCCAAATCTCTCATTAGAAGGAGTTCCAATAGGAGAAGACGAAAGTCAAAATGTAGAGATAAGAAAAGTTGGAAAGCCAAAAGAGTTTAGCTTTAAGCCTTCACCACACTATGAATTAGGGGAAAAGTTAGGCTTTATGGACTTCAAACAAGCAGCAGCAATCTCTGGCTCAAGGTTTGTAATACTAAAAGATAAATTGGCAAAATTAGAACGAGCATTGATTAATTTTATGCTAGATATCCATACGCAGGAATTTGGTTGTACTGAAGTGTCACACCCGGCGCTGGTGCTTGAAAAAACAATGTATGAGGCATGTCAATTGCCAAAATTCGCTGAAGACTCTTTTGTAACAACAGATGGATTCAGACTGATTCCAACAAGTGAAGTACCGCTGACAAACCTAGTAGCAGATAGCATAGTAAATGCTGAAGATCTGCCTATGAGATTTACTGCCGTTTCTCCATGCTTTCGTAGAGAAGCAGGCAGTGCAGGCCGTGATACACGTGGGATGATTAGGCAGCATCAATTTAGTAAAGTTGAACTTGTAAGTATTACAACTGAGGAACAATCTCAAGAAGAGCTTGAGCGTATGCTAAGCATTGCAGAAGAAGTGCTAAAACGTCTAGAACTACCATATCGCGTGATGCTCTTGTGCAGCGGTGATATGGGCTTTGCCGCACAGATGACTTATGATTTAGAGGTTTGGTTCCCAGAGCAAGGTAAATATAGGGAAGTTTCAAGTTGCTCAAGTTGCGGTACTTTTCAAGCAAGAAGAATGAAAGCTAGGTATTATGCTACGCAGGATAAGAAAATAAAGAAATTCGTTCATACTCTCAACAGCTCTGCACTAGCCATAGGCAGAACCATAGCTGCTACTTTAGAAAATTATCAAAACGCTGATGGTTCAATTATAGTTCCAACGGTTCTGCAAAGTTATATGAATAACCATAAAATTATTCTTTAA
- a CDS encoding TatD family hydrolase, producing the protein MIVDSHCHLNYFSQEERDKVIADAKANDVGIMQTICTTISEFADLLKIAHSCVQVYTSVGVHPSNAATGEYISTEDLIKLTTDEKVIGIGETGLDFYKQGNTEKQIKSFLAHIEAARETGLPLIIHSRAADEEMINVLESEMKKDPFTAVMHCFASSDKLAQKAIELGFYISFSGIITFKNAEVIRDIATSIPYERVLVETDSPYLSPEPHRGKKNEPAMTKYVVDYLAKLWSKSSQEVEAITTNNFFKLFTKVKIEKVE; encoded by the coding sequence ATGATAGTTGATTCTCATTGTCATTTAAACTATTTTTCACAAGAAGAAAGAGACAAGGTTATTGCAGACGCAAAAGCAAATGATGTTGGTATAATGCAAACCATATGCACTACCATAAGTGAATTTGCTGATTTGCTAAAAATTGCTCACTCTTGCGTGCAAGTTTATACCTCAGTTGGTGTACATCCATCAAATGCTGCTACTGGAGAATATATAAGCACAGAAGATTTAATCAAACTTACTACAGATGAAAAAGTTATAGGTATTGGAGAGACAGGTTTAGATTTTTATAAGCAGGGTAACACTGAAAAGCAGATAAAAAGTTTTTTAGCACATATAGAAGCAGCAAGAGAGACGGGCCTGCCACTAATTATTCATTCGCGAGCAGCGGATGAAGAAATGATAAATGTTTTAGAATCAGAGATGAAAAAAGATCCTTTCACTGCCGTTATGCACTGCTTTGCTTCATCTGATAAGCTTGCACAAAAGGCAATTGAACTTGGGTTTTATATATCATTCTCTGGAATAATTACCTTTAAAAATGCTGAAGTCATTAGAGATATTGCCACTAGCATTCCTTACGAACGTGTCCTGGTTGAGACAGATTCACCATATCTATCACCGGAACCACATAGAGGTAAAAAAAATGAACCAGCAATGACAAAATATGTTGTAGATTATCTGGCAAAATTATGGAGTAAGAGTTCTCAGGAAGTAGAAGCAATTACTACCAATAATTTTTTTAAACTATTTACAAAAGTAAAAATAGAAAAGGTTGAATAA
- a CDS encoding ferredoxin family 2Fe-2S iron-sulfur cluster binding protein, which produces MPTVTFILPDGSKKTYDAHEGETLLRLAHRSDPDLLEGACEGSLACSTCHVIVEKDFYDTVEKTNPISDEENDMLDLAFGLTETSRLGCQVKVTKEIDGLCVRIPSSTRNISLDKK; this is translated from the coding sequence ATGCCAACTGTAACATTCATTTTACCAGATGGAAGCAAAAAAACTTATGATGCACATGAGGGTGAAACATTACTAAGACTGGCACATAGAAGCGACCCTGATTTACTGGAAGGTGCATGTGAGGGATCGCTTGCCTGTTCTACTTGTCATGTTATCGTTGAAAAAGATTTCTACGATACTGTTGAAAAAACTAATCCAATATCTGATGAAGAAAATGACATGTTGGATTTAGCGTTTGGTCTTACTGAAACTTCAAGGCTTGGTTGCCAAGTCAAAGTTACTAAAGAAATTGATGGCTTATGCGTACGAATTCCAAGCAGCACACGTAATATATCACTGGATAAAAAATAA
- a CDS encoding cytochrome c-type biogenesis protein CcmH, whose translation MRTLVISFLILIPFFAVHAFVLDEELSDYKLEKHAIDLFKIVKCPVCSGESLYESQSQLAYDMRKAIRERIRSGDSDEEIISNLRYIYGDRIINIPPFKTNTYMLWTLPVLIFFIGISIISTFYYKKTNT comes from the coding sequence ATGAGAACACTGGTAATTAGTTTTTTAATACTAATCCCCTTTTTTGCCGTCCATGCTTTTGTTTTAGATGAAGAACTAAGTGATTATAAGCTGGAAAAACATGCCATTGATTTATTTAAAATTGTAAAATGTCCTGTTTGTAGTGGGGAGTCTCTGTATGAATCCCAATCACAATTAGCTTATGATATGCGTAAAGCTATACGTGAGAGAATTAGAAGTGGTGACAGTGATGAAGAAATAATCTCAAATTTAAGATACATTTATGGTGATAGAATAATTAATATACCACCCTTCAAGACCAACACTTACATGCTATGGACCTTACCGGTGTTGATTTTCTTTATTGGTATTTCAATCATTTCAACATTTTATTATAAGAAAACAAATACATAA
- the ccmC gene encoding heme ABC transporter permease CcmC, with translation MFLKPKGLMQIIRSSLPWLLVFCFIFFICGVCLALLFSPDDYKQGEIVRIMYIHVPTAWMSLAIYMLIALLSFAFLVWNNVICSILARAASSVGMIFAAVCLITGSIWGKGTWGTWWAWDARLTSMLILFFSYVGYLMLWNFFSDEARAMKSASVFAIFSTINVPIVKFSVDLWSTLHQPASILRARGVAIDSSMLIPLITMFIFFIFLFLVLWILNSHGLIDTYKIKKETLLRF, from the coding sequence ATGTTTTTAAAACCTAAAGGTTTAATGCAAATTATAAGATCAAGCCTACCATGGTTACTTGTTTTTTGTTTTATTTTTTTTATATGTGGGGTATGTCTTGCACTCTTATTCTCACCTGATGATTATAAACAAGGAGAAATTGTCCGTATTATGTACATTCATGTACCAACTGCGTGGATGTCACTTGCAATATATATGCTGATTGCACTTTTGAGTTTTGCATTTTTAGTTTGGAATAATGTAATTTGCAGTATACTTGCACGTGCTGCATCTTCTGTCGGAATGATCTTTGCTGCTGTATGTTTAATTACTGGTAGTATATGGGGAAAAGGAACTTGGGGCACATGGTGGGCATGGGATGCAAGACTTACTTCAATGCTCATTTTATTCTTTTCCTATGTTGGTTATCTTATGCTGTGGAATTTTTTTAGTGATGAAGCAAGAGCTATGAAATCTGCTTCAGTATTTGCGATATTTAGCACAATTAACGTGCCAATAGTTAAATTTTCTGTTGATTTATGGTCAACATTGCATCAACCAGCTAGTATCCTACGTGCAAGAGGGGTGGCAATAGATAGTTCTATGTTAATACCACTTATCACGATGTTTATATTCTTTATATTTTTATTTCTTGTCTTATGGATACTAAATTCCCACGGATTAATTGATACGTATAAGATAAAAAAAGAGACCCTACTTAGGTTTTAA
- a CDS encoding Mrp/NBP35 family ATP-binding protein: MINEEAIKLSLRKVIDQDTGKDVVTLGMVSSIVIKEGHIGFVLQFLSREHAVKKANLKVECENALKAIPDITRVTVVEAVVGTANQKTSNKISIEGVKNTIVVVSGKGGVGKSTVALNIAVSLLKLGYRIAIADADIYGPSLPQMLGSQGLTPQIENKKMLPVERYGLQTMSIGYVIDKNSAVIWRGPMITKALHNLLLGTKWQDVEYLIIDTPPGTGDVHLSLAEKFNLTGAVIVSTPQELALIDAKKAFDMLKKLNVSIIGIVENMSYFSYQGSQIHIFGESGAEKMAKELNIKFLGKIPIDQQICEVSDSGNPFLLSKTLMKVYNDITEQILVKDQRGFLSFN; the protein is encoded by the coding sequence GTGATCAATGAAGAGGCAATTAAGCTATCTCTAAGAAAAGTAATTGATCAAGATACTGGTAAAGATGTTGTTACGCTTGGTATGGTATCTTCAATAGTAATTAAAGAGGGACATATTGGCTTTGTTCTGCAGTTTTTAAGTAGGGAGCATGCTGTAAAGAAAGCGAATCTTAAAGTAGAATGTGAGAATGCTTTAAAAGCCATACCAGATATAACAAGAGTAACTGTAGTAGAAGCAGTAGTAGGTACTGCAAATCAAAAAACTAGTAATAAAATATCAATCGAGGGAGTAAAAAATACTATTGTAGTCGTATCAGGAAAAGGTGGAGTTGGAAAATCTACAGTAGCATTAAATATTGCAGTATCACTTTTAAAACTTGGCTATAGAATTGCTATTGCTGATGCAGATATATATGGTCCATCATTACCACAAATGCTAGGCAGTCAAGGTCTCACTCCACAAATAGAAAACAAAAAAATGCTTCCTGTAGAAAGATATGGACTGCAAACAATGTCCATCGGTTATGTTATAGATAAAAATAGTGCCGTCATATGGAGAGGGCCAATGATTACCAAGGCATTACACAATTTACTACTTGGAACCAAGTGGCAAGATGTAGAGTATCTAATTATCGATACACCTCCTGGCACTGGTGATGTTCATTTAAGCCTTGCAGAAAAGTTTAATTTAACAGGAGCAGTAATAGTTTCCACTCCTCAAGAGCTTGCTTTAATTGATGCTAAAAAGGCTTTTGATATGCTGAAAAAATTGAATGTATCTATAATTGGTATTGTTGAAAATATGAGTTACTTTAGCTATCAAGGTTCACAAATTCACATTTTTGGAGAAAGCGGTGCAGAAAAAATGGCAAAAGAACTAAACATAAAATTTTTAGGTAAAATTCCTATTGATCAACAAATATGTGAAGTATCTGATAGCGGAAATCCTTTTTTGCTATCTAAAACATTAATGAAAGTCTATAATGATATTACCGAGCAGATCCTAGTTAAGGATCAGAGAGGGTTTTTATCTTTTAATTAA
- the gatC gene encoding Asp-tRNA(Asn)/Glu-tRNA(Gln) amidotransferase subunit GatC gives MKHKSTEDIILSLIKFASNKEANAIDTSEVEKIAKLVKIKLSQDEVDYYAGELAMLNWVNKILSYLNTENILPMRYGGIVDTLHMRSDIVSRENTKDDILSCAKSEHGYFVVPKAISNE, from the coding sequence TTGAAACATAAATCAACGGAGGACATAATATTATCTTTAATCAAGTTTGCAAGTAATAAAGAGGCAAACGCTATTGACACTTCTGAAGTAGAAAAGATTGCAAAACTTGTAAAAATAAAACTGTCCCAAGATGAAGTTGACTATTATGCCGGAGAGTTAGCTATGCTAAATTGGGTAAATAAAATTTTATCATACTTAAATACTGAAAATATATTACCAATGCGTTATGGCGGTATTGTAGATACATTACACATGCGTTCAGATATTGTTAGCCGTGAAAATACAAAAGATGATATTTTATCTTGTGCTAAGTCTGAACATGGATATTTTGTGGTACCAAAAGCTATTAGCAATGAATAA
- the ruvA gene encoding Holliday junction branch migration protein RuvA, with amino-acid sequence MIGSLTGIIDEINSDHIILNVNGVGYIVYLSVKSLNLCHLGNSIRLFIETYHSRDNIVQLYGFITKEEQSCLRLLVKVNGISYRIAITILSKLEPTEVLSAIASGDKVAFKLSGLGPKLIARIITELQNEVNKLNISYSPIVQEDATLALINLGYDRSRVYSIVQDIKKDSPSLKTEDIIRRALKDLFTIK; translated from the coding sequence ATGATAGGAAGCTTAACTGGTATAATTGATGAAATCAATAGTGACCATATTATTTTAAATGTAAATGGTGTTGGGTATATTGTTTACTTATCAGTAAAAAGCTTAAATTTATGTCATTTAGGGAACAGCATTAGACTCTTTATTGAAACTTATCATAGTAGGGATAATATAGTTCAATTATACGGTTTTATCACAAAAGAGGAGCAATCTTGCTTACGTTTGTTAGTTAAAGTCAATGGTATTAGCTATAGAATTGCAATTACAATCTTAAGTAAATTAGAACCAACTGAAGTTTTATCAGCAATTGCTAGTGGTGATAAAGTAGCATTTAAATTAAGTGGCCTTGGACCAAAATTAATAGCAAGAATCATAACTGAACTGCAAAATGAAGTAAACAAACTTAATATAAGTTATTCTCCTATTGTTCAAGAAGATGCTACCCTCGCTTTGATTAATTTAGGGTATGATAGGTCAAGGGTATACAGTATTGTCCAAGATATAAAAAAGGATTCACCAAGTTTAAAGACTGAAGACATTATTCGCAGAGCTCTTAAGGATCTATTTACCATTAAGTAG
- a CDS encoding type I secretion system permease/ATPase, whose product MEGVNLQPAVAKELKESLLYICLEKCKSAFWFIFWFSSGINFLVLFLPLYTSQVLDRVISSGSVPTLIMLSIITLTAFACSSMLETCRYLAMAKIGDWLDKAVTPDLIVKSIRLTSVRSSTSSGEALRDLGVIKGFITGYGVFSLFDTPWSIIYLIAIFMIHPSTGFIAIIGVIVLLSMAIWNEFATKRIIKETNEESIRNINAIDVATRNAEVVEAMGMAEHIVTEWCEKNDQNRTLQTKAQSRSNVIMGVTKFLRSTLQISVIGTGALLAIVAHKTAGSIIAASILMGRVLAPFEASINTWKMLTSARLSYKRLQLLILTSPKREQTMSLPEPEGQLLFDRVFFTPYGSNKPTIKGISFTIDPGNIVGVIGASASGKSTIAKLTVGVWKPIAGVVRLDGADVYSWNRTDFGHYVGYLPQDIELFNTSIKVNIARMDPNPNPEEVIKAAKIAGIHELILSFQNGYDTVIGGSGVTLSGGQKQLLGLARAFYGNIKLLVLDEPNANLDGTGETRLIKAIEHARNNEITTLIITHKIPLLSVVEKIIVMHDGTVTAMGSRDEILSKMLSQAPPEKPDKQE is encoded by the coding sequence GTGGAAGGAGTAAATCTACAACCAGCAGTAGCAAAAGAATTAAAAGAAAGTCTTTTATATATATGCTTAGAGAAATGCAAAAGTGCATTTTGGTTTATATTTTGGTTCAGCTCTGGTATTAATTTTTTAGTACTTTTTTTGCCACTTTATACTTCGCAGGTATTAGACCGTGTTATTTCAAGTGGTAGCGTTCCCACTCTTATTATGCTTTCAATCATTACTTTAACAGCATTTGCCTGTTCTTCAATGCTTGAGACATGTCGTTATTTGGCAATGGCAAAAATCGGCGATTGGTTAGACAAAGCAGTTACTCCTGACCTCATAGTTAAATCAATAAGGCTCACGTCAGTTAGAAGTTCTACATCAAGCGGAGAAGCGCTTAGAGATCTTGGAGTGATTAAGGGTTTTATTACTGGTTATGGGGTATTTTCTTTATTTGATACTCCATGGTCAATAATTTACTTAATCGCCATATTTATGATTCACCCTTCTACTGGCTTTATCGCCATAATTGGTGTGATTGTATTGCTATCTATGGCCATATGGAATGAATTTGCCACTAAAAGAATAATAAAAGAGACTAACGAAGAATCGATCAGAAATATAAACGCTATAGACGTGGCAACTAGAAATGCTGAAGTAGTTGAAGCTATGGGTATGGCTGAGCATATAGTTACTGAGTGGTGCGAAAAAAATGATCAAAATCGTACTTTGCAAACTAAAGCTCAAAGTCGTTCTAATGTTATTATGGGCGTTACAAAGTTTCTACGCTCAACTCTGCAAATATCAGTGATTGGTACAGGTGCTTTGCTTGCAATTGTTGCCCATAAAACTGCTGGAAGCATTATCGCTGCATCGATTTTGATGGGAAGAGTTTTAGCGCCTTTTGAAGCTTCAATTAACACTTGGAAAATGCTTACATCGGCAAGACTATCTTACAAAAGGCTGCAATTATTAATACTCACTAGCCCTAAAAGAGAGCAGACCATGTCTTTACCAGAACCTGAGGGACAGCTGTTATTTGATCGAGTATTTTTTACTCCATACGGTAGCAATAAACCAACTATCAAGGGCATATCGTTTACTATAGATCCAGGAAATATAGTTGGTGTCATTGGCGCTAGTGCATCAGGAAAATCAACAATAGCAAAATTAACTGTTGGTGTTTGGAAACCTATTGCAGGAGTTGTAAGACTCGATGGAGCAGATGTCTATTCTTGGAATCGCACAGACTTTGGTCATTATGTAGGCTACCTTCCACAAGATATCGAATTGTTTAACACTAGCATTAAAGTAAATATTGCAAGAATGGATCCAAACCCAAATCCTGAAGAAGTTATAAAAGCTGCAAAAATTGCTGGAATACATGAGCTGATATTAAGTTTTCAAAATGGATATGATACAGTGATCGGTGGCTCAGGAGTAACACTTTCTGGTGGTCAAAAACAGTTGCTTGGCTTAGCTAGAGCTTTTTATGGTAACATAAAGCTCTTAGTTTTAGATGAACCAAACGCCAACTTGGATGGTACGGGTGAGACGAGATTAATAAAAGCAATTGAGCATGCACGAAATAATGAAATTACAACTTTAATAATTACTCACAAAATTCCTTTATTATCTGTGGTAGAAAAGATAATAGTTATGCATGACGGCACGGTTACTGCTATGGGATCAAGGGATGAAATTTTAAGTAAAATGCTTTCTCAAGCTCCACCAGAAAAACCCGATAAACAAGAATAG